A window of the Branchiibius hedensis genome harbors these coding sequences:
- a CDS encoding D-alanine--D-alanine ligase family protein has product MNAKRTVAIIFGGRSSEHAVSCSTAASVLRAIDRDRYDVVPIGITPQGQWVRMADDPAPLVLTTSQVPQVDGREQVLLPIAPDGDARAEVVVRDAGGLPAELARVDVVFPLLHGPFGEDGTVQGMLELIDVRYVGSGVAASAVMMDKALMKVVFAAAGLPVGPYVVITDKEWRRDPEASLDAVSALDYPVFVKPARAGSSQGVVKVDAPQDLRAAIEIARQHDPKVLVEQGIVGREVECGVLEGHGADPARASQIGEIEVVGGQHEFYDFEAKYLGDDARLICPADLPAGITQQLRELSVKAFDAAGCEGLARVDWFFTPHGDLYLNEINTLPGFTPTSMYPRVWQESGIDYTALITELIELAAQRNTGLR; this is encoded by the coding sequence ATGAATGCAAAGCGCACCGTAGCGATCATTTTCGGCGGCCGGTCCTCGGAGCACGCGGTGTCCTGCTCGACCGCGGCCAGTGTGCTGCGGGCCATCGACCGGGACCGGTACGACGTCGTACCCATCGGCATAACGCCGCAGGGGCAGTGGGTGCGGATGGCTGATGATCCGGCGCCGCTGGTGCTGACAACATCGCAGGTTCCGCAAGTGGACGGTCGCGAGCAGGTGCTGCTGCCGATTGCCCCGGACGGTGACGCGCGCGCGGAAGTGGTCGTCCGCGACGCCGGCGGACTGCCGGCTGAACTGGCCCGCGTGGACGTGGTGTTCCCGTTGTTGCACGGGCCGTTTGGCGAGGACGGCACCGTGCAGGGGATGTTGGAACTCATCGATGTGCGCTACGTCGGTTCCGGCGTTGCCGCCTCCGCGGTGATGATGGACAAGGCATTGATGAAGGTGGTTTTCGCCGCCGCCGGCCTTCCGGTGGGGCCCTACGTCGTGATCACCGACAAGGAGTGGCGCCGGGACCCGGAGGCGAGTCTGGACGCCGTATCGGCCCTGGACTACCCGGTCTTCGTCAAACCGGCCCGAGCCGGCTCCAGCCAGGGTGTGGTCAAGGTGGATGCGCCGCAGGACCTGCGTGCCGCGATCGAGATAGCTCGCCAGCATGACCCGAAAGTGCTTGTGGAGCAAGGGATCGTCGGCCGGGAGGTGGAGTGCGGCGTACTGGAGGGGCACGGCGCGGACCCGGCTCGGGCTTCGCAGATCGGTGAGATCGAGGTCGTCGGTGGCCAGCACGAGTTCTACGACTTCGAGGCCAAGTACCTCGGCGACGATGCCCGGCTGATCTGTCCGGCGGACCTGCCTGCGGGCATCACGCAACAGTTGCGGGAGTTGTCGGTCAAGGCGTTCGACGCGGCGGGTTGCGAAGGTCTGGCCCGCGTCGACTGGTTCTTCACCCCGCACGGTGATCTCTATCTGAACGAGATCAACACCCTTCCCGGCTTCACGCCCACCTCGATGTACCCGCGGGTCTGGCAGGAGTCCGGCATCGACTACACGGCGCTGATCACCGAACTGATCGAGTTGGCGGCACAGCGCAACACCGGTTTGCGCTGA
- a CDS encoding trans-sulfuration enzyme family protein, with product MPQHPDDLRPETVLVAGGRPDKVPGAPLSPPVTFTSTYVAGADPNYARGGNPTWTAFEDVLGRLEAGRALAFSSGMGAIAAAMALCPPGGTIVAGRHVYNATGGLLEELAAEGRSKVVRVPIDDTQAVLDALPGADLLWLESPSNPMMEIADLPALCAAARTANVVTVCDNTFMTPILQQPLAMGADVVVHSVTKFLAGHSDVVMGAVVTANPDLHAKLLTRRTLHGAIPGPMETWLALRGMRTMAVRMKRSAHSAAILAQRLGEHPAVSRVRYPGVGAMLSIELTGGLPAALALENGVSVWTNATSLGGVESLLERRRRHPLEVDTVPEDLVRLAVGIEHVEDLWADLVQAL from the coding sequence ATGCCACAGCATCCCGACGATCTACGACCCGAAACCGTTCTCGTTGCTGGTGGACGGCCGGACAAGGTTCCGGGGGCTCCGCTCAGCCCGCCGGTCACCTTCACCTCGACCTACGTCGCGGGCGCTGATCCGAACTACGCCCGCGGGGGAAACCCGACGTGGACCGCGTTCGAGGACGTCCTCGGCCGCCTCGAGGCAGGCCGTGCCCTGGCGTTCAGCAGCGGGATGGGCGCCATCGCAGCGGCCATGGCACTCTGCCCGCCCGGCGGCACCATCGTGGCCGGTCGGCACGTCTACAACGCCACCGGCGGGCTGTTGGAGGAACTGGCGGCCGAAGGTCGCAGCAAGGTCGTGCGGGTGCCGATCGATGACACGCAAGCCGTGCTTGACGCCCTCCCCGGCGCGGACCTGCTGTGGTTGGAGTCCCCCAGCAACCCGATGATGGAGATCGCCGACCTGCCGGCATTGTGTGCCGCCGCGCGCACCGCGAACGTCGTGACCGTCTGCGACAACACGTTCATGACCCCGATCCTTCAACAACCCTTGGCGATGGGCGCCGACGTGGTCGTCCACTCGGTGACCAAGTTCCTCGCCGGGCATTCTGACGTGGTGATGGGCGCTGTGGTCACCGCCAACCCGGACCTGCACGCGAAACTCCTGACCCGGCGTACGTTGCACGGCGCGATCCCGGGGCCGATGGAGACCTGGTTGGCGCTACGCGGGATGCGGACCATGGCCGTGCGGATGAAACGCAGCGCGCACAGCGCGGCGATCCTGGCGCAGCGGTTGGGCGAGCACCCTGCGGTCAGCCGGGTGCGCTACCCGGGCGTCGGCGCGATGCTGTCGATCGAACTCACCGGAGGGCTGCCGGCGGCGTTGGCCCTCGAGAACGGGGTCAGCGTGTGGACCAACGCCACGAGCCTGGGCGGCGTCGAGTCCCTGCTGGAGCGTCGTCGTCGGCACCCGCTGGAGGTCGACACCGTCCCGGAGGACCTGGTGCGACTGGCGGTCGGCATCGAGCACGTCGAGGACCTGTGGGCCGACCTGGTGCAGGCGCTGTGA
- a CDS encoding NAD(P)H-dependent glycerol-3-phosphate dehydrogenase, with protein sequence MTKAAVMGSGSWGTAFAAIMADAGTQVSLWCRRFEVAEEIAATRRNSAYLPDLVLPDLVDATNDAQEALAGAEIVVVAIPAQEVRTALAAWLPFLEEGALLVSLMKGIEQDTGLRMSQVIGQVAGVEDARLVVISGPNLAKEIAARQPAAAVVASTSPRARARVAEACAAPYFRPYLGADVIGIEIAGATKNVIGIAVGMAAGMGMGENTVASLLTRGLAETVRLGVALGADSQTFLGLAGVGDLVATCTSPLSRNRSFGFELGRGRSVQDVLATSHSTVEGVKSCRSILQLAREADVDAPIVENIVSVLYEDRDPREVLGAFMSRTRKHEI encoded by the coding sequence ATGACCAAGGCCGCCGTAATGGGCAGTGGAAGTTGGGGCACCGCCTTCGCCGCGATCATGGCGGACGCGGGGACGCAAGTCTCGTTGTGGTGCCGGCGCTTCGAAGTTGCCGAAGAGATCGCGGCGACTCGCCGCAACAGCGCGTATCTGCCGGACCTGGTGCTGCCGGACCTGGTTGATGCGACCAACGACGCCCAGGAGGCGCTGGCGGGTGCGGAGATCGTCGTCGTGGCGATCCCGGCGCAGGAAGTGCGAACCGCGCTTGCCGCCTGGCTGCCGTTCCTCGAGGAGGGCGCACTGCTGGTTTCCCTGATGAAGGGCATCGAGCAGGACACGGGTTTGCGGATGTCCCAGGTGATCGGCCAGGTTGCCGGTGTCGAGGACGCCCGCCTGGTGGTCATCTCCGGACCCAACCTCGCCAAGGAGATCGCCGCCCGGCAACCGGCGGCCGCTGTGGTCGCCTCGACCAGCCCGCGGGCCCGGGCGCGGGTCGCGGAGGCCTGCGCCGCACCGTACTTCCGCCCCTATCTGGGTGCGGACGTCATCGGAATCGAGATCGCTGGGGCCACCAAGAACGTCATCGGTATCGCGGTGGGCATGGCGGCGGGGATGGGCATGGGCGAGAACACGGTCGCCAGCCTGCTGACCCGCGGCCTGGCCGAAACCGTCCGGCTCGGAGTGGCATTGGGTGCCGATTCGCAGACGTTCCTCGGGCTCGCCGGAGTCGGTGACCTGGTTGCGACGTGCACCAGCCCGCTCTCGCGCAACCGCAGCTTCGGTTTCGAGCTGGGCCGCGGTCGGTCGGTGCAGGACGTCCTGGCGACCAGTCATTCCACCGTCGAAGGCGTCAAATCGTGTCGGTCGATTCTGCAGTTGGCGCGCGAGGCGGACGTGGACGCACCGATCGTCGAGAACATCGTCTCGGTGCTCTACGAGGACCGTGATCCGCGAGAAGTGCTGGGCGCGTTCATGAGTCGCACCCGCAAGCACGAGATCTGA
- the cofC gene encoding 2-phospho-L-lactate guanylyltransferase — protein MRAQLLSTWQLVVPVKSRHAAKSRLVPPRGISRSDLALAFALDTLSAITDVISADHLIVVTSDDQICAQLRTREVHVVDDPGRGLNPAIEAGIGAALDRNPTAPIGILLGDLPALTPGDLRSALAACAATEAAVVPDWSGQGTVLLTHQEASRLAPRFGHGSALRHGQTARRLDLELPRLRMDVDDLDSLRQVVALGLGRHTAALLQDTDLETEQLA, from the coding sequence GTGCGAGCGCAGCTCCTCTCAACCTGGCAACTTGTCGTGCCCGTGAAGTCCCGGCACGCCGCCAAATCACGCCTGGTGCCGCCGCGCGGGATCTCACGCAGCGATTTGGCGCTCGCCTTCGCCCTCGACACCCTGAGCGCGATCACCGATGTCATCTCTGCGGACCACCTGATCGTCGTAACCTCCGACGATCAGATCTGCGCGCAGTTGCGGACCCGTGAAGTACACGTCGTCGACGATCCGGGCCGCGGGCTCAATCCCGCCATCGAAGCCGGCATCGGGGCAGCGCTCGATCGCAACCCCACCGCACCGATCGGGATCCTGCTCGGTGACCTTCCGGCGCTGACCCCTGGCGACTTGCGCTCAGCGCTGGCGGCGTGCGCGGCCACCGAAGCAGCCGTCGTACCCGACTGGTCCGGTCAGGGGACGGTCCTGCTCACCCACCAGGAGGCCAGCCGCCTGGCGCCGCGCTTCGGACATGGTTCTGCGTTGCGGCACGGGCAGACCGCACGACGGCTCGATCTTGAACTACCCCGGTTGCGTATGGATGTCGATGATCTGGACTCGCTGCGACAGGTGGTGGCGCTCGGGCTGGGCCGCCACACCGCGGCCCTCCTGCAGGACACCGACCTCGAAACGGAGCAGCTGGCCTGA
- a CDS encoding HU family DNA-binding protein translates to MNKAELVDALESRLGSKKAASDAVEAVFDVIVREVAKGTKVGITGFGTFEKAARAARTGRNPKTGQAVRIRKTTVPKFKPGTSFKTVVADPRKLPKTGNASGRQSTTAAAPAKTAAKKTTAAKKATPAKTTAAKKTTAAKKATPAKTTAAKKTTAAKKATPAKTTAAKKTTAAKKATPAKTTAAKKATAAKKATPAKKTTAKKTTAKR, encoded by the coding sequence GTGAACAAGGCTGAACTCGTCGACGCGCTGGAATCGCGCCTCGGCAGCAAGAAGGCTGCCAGCGACGCCGTCGAAGCCGTTTTCGACGTCATCGTGCGAGAGGTCGCAAAGGGTACGAAGGTCGGGATCACCGGATTCGGCACCTTCGAGAAGGCCGCTCGGGCCGCTCGTACCGGTCGTAACCCGAAGACCGGTCAGGCGGTTCGGATCCGCAAGACGACCGTGCCGAAGTTCAAGCCGGGCACCTCGTTCAAGACCGTTGTCGCGGACCCCCGCAAGCTGCCCAAGACCGGCAACGCCAGCGGTCGGCAGAGCACCACCGCCGCTGCCCCGGCCAAGACGGCTGCGAAGAAGACCACCGCGGCGAAGAAGGCGACGCCGGCCAAGACGACTGCGGCCAAGAAGACCACCGCAGCGAAGAAGGCCACGCCGGCCAAGACGACTGCGGCCAAGAAGACCACCGCGGCCAAGAAGGCCACGCCGGCCAAGACGACTGCGGCCAAGAAGACCACAGCAGCCAAGAAGGCCACGCCGGCCAAGACGACTGCGGCCAAGAAGGCCACCGCGGCCAAGAAGGCCACGCCCGCGAAGAAGACCACGGCGAAGAAGACCACCGCCAAGCGCTGA
- the leuD gene encoding 3-isopropylmalate dehydratase small subunit: MEAFTTHTGVGVPLRRSNVDTDQIIPAVYLKRVTRTGFEDGLFAAWRGDDQFVLNQPAFRDGSVLVAGPDFGTGSSREHAVWALMDYGFRVVLSSRFADIFRGNSGKAGLLTGQMRQEDIELLWKLLDNEPGLQVTVDLRERTVTAGEYVFAFEVDDYIRWRLLEGLDDISLTLRHEDEISSFEASRPSWKPAVEPVS, from the coding sequence ATGGAAGCTTTCACCACGCACACCGGTGTCGGAGTTCCGCTGCGACGCAGCAACGTCGACACCGACCAGATCATCCCGGCGGTCTACCTCAAGCGGGTGACCCGGACCGGTTTCGAGGACGGCCTGTTCGCGGCCTGGCGGGGCGATGACCAGTTCGTGCTGAACCAGCCTGCCTTCCGGGACGGTTCGGTGCTGGTTGCCGGTCCCGACTTCGGCACCGGCTCCTCCCGGGAGCACGCGGTGTGGGCGTTGATGGACTACGGCTTCCGGGTCGTGTTGTCCTCCCGCTTCGCCGACATCTTCCGGGGCAACTCCGGCAAGGCCGGACTGCTCACCGGGCAGATGCGCCAGGAAGACATCGAGTTGCTGTGGAAGCTGCTCGACAACGAACCGGGTCTGCAGGTGACGGTCGATCTGCGCGAACGCACCGTGACCGCAGGTGAGTATGTCTTCGCTTTCGAGGTCGATGACTACATCCGGTGGCGCCTTTTGGAGGGTTTGGACGACATCAGCCTCACCCTGCGGCACGAGGACGAAATCTCCTCGTTCGAAGCCTCTCGACCGTCCTGGAAGCCGGCGGTCGAACCGGTCTCCTGA
- the leuC gene encoding 3-isopropylmalate dehydratase large subunit produces the protein MGRTLAEKVWDEHVVRRAEGEPDLLYIDLHLLHEVTSPQAFDGLRLAGRGVRRLDLTVATEDHNVPTTPGPIVDPVSLTQVQTLRTNCEEFGVRLFPMGDKEQGIVHIIGPQLGLTQPGMTIVCGDSHTSTHGAFGALAFGIGTSEVEHVLATQTLPLKPFRTMAINVEGTLPDGVTAKDIILAVIAKIGTGGGQGYVLEYRGSAIRDLSMEARMTICNMSIEAGARAGMIAPDDTTFEYLKGRQYAPSGADWDAAVAAWRDLATDDDAVFDTEVDLVADDLTPFVTWGTNPGQGLPLGESVPYPDEFGDENARTAAERAIEYMGLTPGTPLRDIAVDTVFLGSCTNGRIEDLRAAAEVIKGHKVADGVRMLVVPGSARVRLQAEAEGLDEVFKEAGAEWRLAGCSMCLGMNPDQLTPGERSASTSNRNFEGRQGKGGRTHLVSPLVAAATAIRGRLSAPSDLTADQPDPVRPVPAGAR, from the coding sequence ATGGGACGCACCCTGGCGGAGAAGGTCTGGGACGAGCACGTCGTACGACGCGCAGAGGGTGAGCCGGACCTGCTCTACATCGACCTACATCTCCTGCACGAGGTCACCAGCCCGCAGGCCTTCGACGGGCTGCGCCTGGCCGGACGCGGCGTTCGTCGCCTGGACCTGACGGTGGCGACCGAGGACCACAACGTCCCGACGACGCCCGGTCCGATCGTCGACCCGGTGAGCCTGACCCAGGTGCAAACCCTGCGCACGAACTGCGAGGAGTTCGGGGTCCGACTGTTCCCGATGGGGGACAAGGAGCAGGGCATCGTGCACATCATCGGCCCCCAGTTGGGACTGACCCAGCCGGGTATGACGATCGTCTGCGGCGACAGCCACACCTCCACCCACGGCGCCTTCGGTGCGTTGGCCTTCGGGATCGGCACCAGCGAGGTCGAGCACGTCCTGGCCACCCAGACGCTCCCGCTCAAGCCGTTCCGCACCATGGCGATCAACGTCGAGGGCACGCTGCCCGACGGGGTCACCGCCAAGGACATCATCCTGGCCGTGATCGCCAAGATCGGCACCGGAGGCGGTCAGGGCTACGTCCTGGAGTACCGCGGCTCGGCGATCCGGGACCTGTCGATGGAAGCGCGGATGACCATCTGCAACATGTCGATCGAGGCAGGTGCCCGCGCCGGAATGATCGCGCCGGACGACACCACCTTCGAATACCTCAAGGGTCGCCAGTACGCACCGAGCGGTGCTGATTGGGACGCCGCGGTCGCTGCGTGGCGCGATCTGGCCACCGATGACGACGCGGTGTTCGACACCGAGGTCGACCTGGTTGCCGACGACCTGACGCCGTTCGTCACCTGGGGCACCAACCCCGGCCAGGGCCTGCCGTTGGGCGAGTCCGTCCCGTACCCGGACGAGTTCGGCGACGAGAACGCACGTACGGCGGCCGAGCGGGCCATCGAGTACATGGGCCTGACGCCCGGGACTCCGTTGCGGGACATCGCCGTCGACACCGTCTTCCTCGGCTCGTGCACCAACGGCCGCATCGAAGACCTGCGTGCGGCCGCCGAGGTGATCAAGGGCCACAAGGTCGCCGACGGCGTGCGGATGCTGGTGGTCCCCGGCTCGGCCCGGGTCCGGTTGCAAGCCGAGGCCGAGGGTCTCGATGAAGTGTTCAAGGAAGCCGGCGCCGAGTGGCGACTGGCGGGGTGCTCGATGTGTCTGGGGATGAACCCCGATCAGTTGACCCCGGGTGAGCGCAGCGCCTCCACCTCGAACCGCAACTTCGAGGGCCGTCAGGGCAAGGGTGGTCGCACCCACCTGGTCAGCCCGTTGGTTGCGGCCGCGACGGCGATCCGCGGACGTCTGTCGGCGCCATCGGATCTGACTGCCGACCAACCGGATCCGGTTCGTCCGGTCCCGGCCGGCGCCCGCTGA
- a CDS encoding IclR family transcriptional regulator produces MDNSSGVGVLDKAAIVLSALEAGPSTLAQLVAHTGLARPTAHRLAVALEHHRLVARDLQGRFVLGPRLGELASAAGEDRLLAAAGPVLGALRDHTNESAQLFRRQGDQRICVAAADRPMGLRDSIPVGATLSMQAGSAAQVLLAWEEPDRLHRGLHGAKFTATMLSGVRRRGWAQSVGEREAGVASVSAPVRSPSGRVIAAVSISGPIERVSRQPGRLHAATVVAGANKLTEVLARSANASIQTRRSESA; encoded by the coding sequence ATGGACAATTCTAGCGGCGTCGGCGTTCTGGACAAGGCCGCCATCGTGCTCTCTGCTCTTGAGGCCGGGCCATCAACGTTGGCCCAGCTGGTTGCGCACACCGGCTTGGCGCGCCCGACCGCCCATCGACTGGCGGTCGCACTGGAGCACCACCGCCTCGTGGCCCGCGATCTGCAGGGTCGGTTTGTCCTGGGACCGCGACTGGGCGAACTCGCCTCCGCCGCGGGCGAGGACCGGCTGCTGGCCGCTGCTGGTCCGGTGCTCGGCGCGTTGCGGGATCACACCAACGAAAGCGCCCAGCTCTTCCGCCGTCAGGGCGACCAACGCATCTGCGTGGCCGCCGCCGACCGGCCGATGGGTCTGCGCGACTCGATCCCGGTCGGTGCGACCCTGTCGATGCAGGCGGGGTCCGCTGCGCAGGTGCTGCTCGCTTGGGAGGAGCCGGACCGGTTGCACCGCGGCCTGCACGGCGCCAAATTCACCGCGACCATGCTGTCCGGGGTGCGCCGCCGCGGTTGGGCGCAGAGCGTCGGCGAGCGGGAGGCCGGCGTTGCGTCGGTCTCAGCGCCGGTGCGCTCCCCCAGTGGCCGCGTGATTGCCGCCGTCTCGATCTCCGGTCCGATCGAGCGCGTCTCACGCCAGCCCGGCCGACTGCACGCCGCGACCGTCGTCGCTGGTGCCAACAAGCTGACCGAGGTCCTCGCCCGCTCGGCGAACGCGAGCATCCAGACCCGGCGCAGCGAGTCGGCTTGA
- a CDS encoding fluoride efflux transporter FluC, protein MTYDDQPVYPAVDSGGGQVRRPLHLRAPYVALVFVGGVAGTAAREGLSVAFPGHGGFPVTIFLINITGAFALGFLLELLVRLGSDEGPRRTARLLLGTGFLGGYTTYSTFAVGAVQLLQSGQHAAGGSYALATVILGELSTTAGILLGAALGRRRVR, encoded by the coding sequence GTGACGTACGACGACCAGCCGGTCTATCCGGCCGTCGACTCCGGTGGCGGTCAGGTCAGGCGCCCGCTCCATCTGCGAGCGCCGTACGTTGCGCTGGTCTTTGTCGGCGGGGTGGCGGGCACGGCGGCCCGTGAGGGACTGAGCGTGGCCTTCCCCGGCCACGGCGGGTTTCCGGTGACGATCTTCCTGATCAACATCACCGGCGCGTTCGCGCTCGGGTTCCTGCTCGAACTGCTGGTGCGGCTCGGCAGCGACGAGGGCCCTCGGCGTACCGCCCGCCTGCTGCTGGGAACCGGATTCCTCGGCGGCTACACGACGTACAGCACGTTCGCGGTGGGCGCCGTGCAACTCCTGCAGAGCGGCCAACACGCAGCGGGTGGGAGCTACGCCTTGGCGACGGTGATCCTTGGCGAACTGTCGACCACCGCGGGCATCCTCCTGGGCGCCGCCCTCGGGCGCAGGCGCGTGCGATGA
- the crcB gene encoding fluoride efflux transporter CrcB, producing MSPGTFIALIVAGGVGAVLRFVLDGAIRSRWSSPFPIGTGVINVSGSFILGLLTGLGLRMALGHNWVLVLGTGAMGGYTTFSTASFETVRLAQDRRYGLALLNGFGILVLALLAAWAGLEIGR from the coding sequence ATGAGTCCGGGGACCTTCATCGCCCTCATCGTCGCCGGCGGTGTCGGCGCGGTCTTGCGGTTCGTTCTCGACGGTGCCATCCGCTCCCGCTGGTCGTCGCCGTTCCCGATCGGCACCGGCGTGATCAACGTGAGCGGCTCGTTCATCCTCGGCCTGCTGACCGGGCTCGGACTGCGAATGGCCCTGGGACACAACTGGGTTCTGGTGCTGGGCACCGGGGCGATGGGCGGCTACACCACGTTCAGTACGGCGAGTTTCGAGACCGTGCGACTGGCCCAGGATCGTCGGTACGGACTGGCGTTGCTCAACGGCTTCGGCATCCTGGTGCTCGCCCTGCTGGCCGCGTGGGCGGGTCTGGAAATCGGCCGCTGA
- a CDS encoding TIGR03667 family PPOX class F420-dependent oxidoreductase yields the protein MSIDIPEPIAQRLADEQIVWLTTVDADGGPVSTPVWFLWQNEHFLVFSQPDTGKMRHIAANPRVALNLNSSPSGGDVVTLKARAQVDPGGATEQELTDYLRKYADGIASLGSTPEKFQAEYSQLLRITPVKLRSW from the coding sequence ATGAGCATCGACATCCCCGAGCCGATAGCCCAGCGGCTCGCCGACGAACAGATTGTCTGGTTGACCACGGTCGACGCCGACGGCGGACCAGTGTCGACACCGGTGTGGTTCCTCTGGCAGAACGAGCACTTCCTGGTGTTCAGCCAACCCGACACCGGCAAGATGCGGCACATTGCCGCCAACCCACGAGTTGCGTTGAACCTCAACTCATCTCCGTCCGGGGGTGACGTCGTCACGCTCAAGGCCCGGGCCCAGGTTGATCCCGGGGGCGCAACGGAGCAGGAGTTGACCGACTATCTGCGCAAGTACGCCGACGGAATCGCGAGCCTTGGTTCAACACCGGAGAAGTTCCAGGCGGAGTACTCCCAGTTGTTGCGCATCACGCCGGTGAAACTGCGCTCCTGGTGA
- a CDS encoding formate/nitrite transporter family protein — MTAEAQQRPEPEIDEAFDRLVDEGQERLERPMRSLIPTGVLGGIDVGVGVLAYFVVLHETDNKLLASLAFSIGLVALLLARSELFTENFLVPVTAVAAQRDSWWQLIRLWVVTLVTNLAGGALIIWIIVTARPDLKPIARETGEHYAQLSISLRTFLLAVLAGVVITLMTRMQHATESVGVQLVPAILFGALLVGAQLFHCVLDGILMLGAVFSGSDISPGQWGGAVAWAALGNLVGGIGLVTALRLVRAAPRVEQERSEN, encoded by the coding sequence GTGACAGCCGAGGCGCAGCAACGGCCGGAACCGGAGATCGACGAGGCCTTCGACCGCCTGGTCGATGAGGGTCAGGAGCGCCTTGAGCGGCCGATGCGCTCGTTGATCCCGACGGGTGTTCTCGGGGGTATCGACGTCGGGGTGGGCGTCCTGGCCTACTTCGTGGTCCTGCACGAGACCGACAACAAGCTGTTGGCCTCGCTGGCCTTCTCGATCGGCTTAGTCGCGCTCCTTCTCGCCCGCAGTGAGTTGTTCACGGAGAACTTCCTGGTCCCGGTGACCGCCGTTGCCGCACAACGTGATTCCTGGTGGCAGTTGATCCGTCTGTGGGTGGTCACCCTGGTCACCAACCTGGCGGGCGGCGCCTTGATCATCTGGATCATCGTCACGGCCCGCCCGGATCTGAAGCCAATCGCACGCGAGACCGGGGAGCACTACGCGCAGCTAAGTATTTCGCTGCGGACCTTCTTGCTGGCCGTCCTGGCGGGGGTGGTGATCACGCTGATGACCCGCATGCAGCACGCCACCGAGAGCGTCGGCGTCCAACTGGTGCCGGCGATACTGTTCGGAGCCCTCCTGGTCGGCGCGCAACTCTTCCACTGCGTCCTGGACGGAATTCTGATGCTGGGCGCTGTCTTCTCCGGCAGCGACATCTCACCGGGTCAATGGGGTGGTGCCGTGGCCTGGGCCGCCCTGGGCAACCTGGTGGGCGGTATCGGCCTGGTGACGGCGCTCCGACTGGTCCGGGCCGCGCCGCGCGTTGAGCAGGAGCGAAGCGAGAACTAG
- a CDS encoding PPOX class F420-dependent oxidoreductase has protein sequence MTDDEAMAWLAQGRARPGVLATTRADGRPHAAPIWYDVQDGAIYFNTGSDTVKGRNLRRTGQAVLTVQDDVAPFSFVTVTGSVELIDDLEQVRRWAARIGGRCMGADRAQEYGDRNGVPGELLVRLTPEHIVAAKDVAN, from the coding sequence ATGACCGATGACGAGGCGATGGCCTGGTTGGCGCAAGGGCGTGCGCGACCGGGCGTCCTGGCGACTACCCGTGCCGACGGGCGGCCGCACGCGGCTCCCATCTGGTACGACGTGCAGGATGGCGCGATCTACTTCAACACCGGGTCTGACACGGTGAAGGGGCGCAACCTGCGGCGCACAGGCCAGGCGGTGCTCACCGTCCAGGACGATGTCGCACCGTTCTCGTTCGTCACCGTGACCGGGAGCGTGGAGTTGATCGACGACCTGGAGCAGGTACGCCGATGGGCGGCTCGCATCGGCGGGCGCTGCATGGGTGCCGACCGGGCGCAGGAGTACGGCGATCGCAACGGGGTGCCCGGTGAGTTGCTCGTGCGTCTGACGCCGGAGCACATCGTGGCCGCGAAGGATGTCGCGAACTAG